Below is a genomic region from Lampris incognitus isolate fLamInc1 chromosome 2, fLamInc1.hap2, whole genome shotgun sequence.
GCACAGGGggaaggaggtgggggggggattgTTAAACGGCCGCCAGCTTCACTAACTGGGTTTGCGGATTACTCGTAACGTGGCGCAAAGCGGGCGAACGAGCCGTTGCAGAGGCgtcggtattgtagcgaattcggggggggggggggacaacgcaaccacggaaactgccgcggccgggacgcgaacccgtgtcgcccgcaccgcaggaggcatcgcatGTTTAGCGCAGTGGTTCTcctacctttttggggtcctggaccccctgcgtgtttttgatctaccctgaggacccctccacctgatcttggggaggggggttgcaatttgatagaaacggtagaaactgcattttaaattgcattatagcatttattcactctttggggcaaaaataagagctttcagttgtaacttagatatagttaacaaaacagaattcttatgcagtaactttcagatatatgtaacaaaacagaatatgtattcagtaactttcagatatatgtaacaaaacagaatatgtattcagtaactttcagatatatgtaacaaaacagaatatgtattcagtaactttcagatatatgtaacaaaacagaatatgtattcagtaactttcagatagatgtaacaaaacagaatatgtattcagtaactttcagatatatgtaacaacagcatttttatgcagtaacttttaacaatgcaaacgggagcgagatctcttattgaaatacaacaaattacacttgtgaaacagatgtaattagagaaaaaagtcctgttaccctttatagtttaggtagataaaggtctcagtcacatttgagtaaaataatcctatttctataaatgtcataggatctttttttttaaagatattttattttaacggaccccttgcaattacaccacggaccactaggggtccgcggaccccccccccccccccccggttgagaTACActggtctagcggttagcgatgcctcctgcggtgcgggcgacacgggttcgcttcccggccgcggcagttcccgtggttgcgttgtcccccccgaattcgctacagtatgttgaaTGAATTATGCAGCCTTGCTCCGGTggcttaacacccccccccccgcctctctcgCAAGAGACGCCGGGGGGAGAGAAGTCCTGCGGGACGCGGGCGGTGGGGGTCAGTGCAGATGCAAAGAGGGGAACCAAATTATTTTGTCATCCACTCACAGCAGTGGGGGCGTTGTCCCAACTTCCCCAGACACTCCAATGGATGAGGAAAACCCCGGGTGGTCAATAAGCTGTATGACAGAAGGACGAGCAACGAACACGCAGCTCCCAGTGAATGATGGGGATAACTGCTCTCAACCTCACCAACCTGTTTTTCAAATGCATTCTAAAATAATCCAAAGACAGTGTGCCAGACAAGGCAGATGGATGAATATGCTGAATGAATCTTAAAATGGTTTAAGAATCCCTCCCTTGGCCAAGCGATATTGGAGGAAGGGGCATCCCACAAGACATAGCACAGGAGTAGAAAGGGCAGCAAAAAGACTCCCATCCACTCATAACGGTGCCTGAAGGTTTTCCAAGTAAACCAGCAACTCAGTGGATTAAAAACCAGGCAGTGGTCAAGATGCTATAGTCACACAGCTCACGATGAGCCATCCAAACACTGCTATCAGCTTTATTGGCCTGCTTTTCAAATGACTTCCAGTGTACTTTTGGTTTTAATGGCGTCGGGGGTGATTGAGTAACGTAGGCAAGCTTTTTATTACTAAGGGCAAggagattttcttttctttctctgcatttcttgttgttgttgttgttcctttCCTTTTTACTCATTAATCCCTGCATGCATCTGTTCCAGTCCTTGGAGAATAGTGGACGACTGCGGGGGTGCTTTCACAATGGGCGCAATTGGTGGAGGGGTGTTTCAGTCGATCAAGGGCTTTCGTAACGCCCCTGTGGTGAGTTTAAAGAAGACGACTTTATGTCCTTCTCACCAGCTTCGCCTGCAATAGTTCACACTCGCAGCCAGCTCTGTTTTTCGAAAAGTCAGAACTCAGAACAGTGTTTTAACCTTCTGGGCCCAGGGTGTTCGACACAGGCTGAGGGGAAGTGCAAACGCCGTGAGGATAAGAGCGCCGCAGATTGGGGGTGAGTAGCTCTACTTTTGGAACTACTAATTGTTCCCTTCGTAATCGTTAGTATGACACAGTATTGTAGCTGATTCGTTATctgtttatattacaacactgtgactgaagagaaaaaaatatattattattagtagtagggGTATTAGTAGTTCTATTAGTTGTATTATcagtattattgttatttttattggtaTTTAATTTGCTTTGAGGAAAACTTCCAAACCCTGCCGGGATCGACAGTGCTTTGGCTTAAATTCAATGTACACTATTTCCGATACTGCAAACCCCTCACTGGTTATTTTTGGTGTTTTTGCAGGTAGCTTTGCTGTCTGGGGTGGGCTCTTCTCCACCATCGACTGTGGTCTGGTTCGTCTGCGTGGAAAAGAGGACCCTTGGAACTCCATAACAAGTGGTGCAATGACCGGAGCAGTCCTGGCAGCACGGAGTGAGTGTAATAAGGAAACCAAAACTCTACGTTGCTAAAGATCAACCATAGCTGCACCGTGTCTCATGTGAGGCCTTATGACCTCGTGTGAGGCCTTATGACCTCATGTGAGACCACCGGTGCGCTTCACTGACTACATAAGATGAATTGGTTTGACTCTTGGATTCTGTGTGTTACTCTTCAGGTGGGCCCTTAGCTATGATGGGCTCCGCCATGATGGGGGGGATTTTGCTGGCTCTGATTGAGGGCTTTGGAATACTCCTCACTCGATACACAGCACAGCAGTTTCAGAATCGTGAGTAAAGCCGattgattttgggggggggggggggtttgactaGATTCACAACCAGCAAAACGTCCTACATCATCTgaaaaacatgacatcaaattcGTGTTCATGATGACGGCTGTGTTAAAGTGGTCGTCCTTCATTTATTTGATAGTTCATTTTCATATTGCAAATCTCAGCATGCCGTTCAAAACGGATTGCAACCCTGAATGTGCGGAGAGCGTTCGTGTGTAGGTCAGAATTTCCGACCGTCGCGGATTTtgttgtaatacctgcagggtaATCCGGCGGTAGCGCGCTCATTTTGGAGAAGGACGACTAATCAATAGTGTCGTCCGACACGGTTATATTGAGCAACGTATCAGTCCATATCAAACATTTAATTAACCCTACTTAACTTACCTTGGATAATGTGTAGCTTTGTGTTTTAGTGCttattgtttttttcttc
It encodes:
- the timm17b gene encoding mitochondrial import inner membrane translocase subunit Tim17-B, producing MEEYAREPCPWRIVDDCGGAFTMGAIGGGVFQSIKGFRNAPVGVRHRLRGSANAVRIRAPQIGGSFAVWGGLFSTIDCGLVRLRGKEDPWNSITSGAMTGAVLAARSGPLAMMGSAMMGGILLALIEGFGILLTRYTAQQFQNPSPFPEDPSQLHPKESSQQQEGRGQFQ